A single genomic interval of Lathyrus oleraceus cultivar Zhongwan6 chromosome 7, CAAS_Psat_ZW6_1.0, whole genome shotgun sequence harbors:
- the LOC127106193 gene encoding uncharacterized protein LOC127106193, giving the protein MSEIQPAEGQLNGGRTLIPNSGEQIATKRLRRPSVRLGDIGVDPPYDSHGRRNPKSWKIAFDHPGKEKDSNSSGKPSKTRPLTNLSAVADFNETLDGEEREGAIGSWKVKESKKRGPIATKRARSSWVSRIDDTGGGGGGGSGSGTGVVELEEKYSGAEDVDDGYKEFDMENSESPMKEQSPIHSMENLGIDGHRRSFRSRDHNDGIDLSGPSENDVRNENGGRIRSGEDGIRIWLNGLGLGRYAPVFEVHEVDDEILPMLTLEDLKDMGINAVGSRRKLYCAIQKLVLAGKERTLSHSKIQKLV; this is encoded by the exons ATGTCGGAGATTCAGCCGGCGGAGGGACAGTTAAACGGTGGAAGAACCCTAATTCCGAACTCCGGTGAACAAATCGCAACGAAACGCCTGAGAAGGCCGAGTGTCCGATTAGGCGACATCGGCGTCGACCCACCTTACGATTCTCACGGAAGACGCAACCCCAAGAGTTGGAAAATCGCCTTCGATCATCCCGGCAAGGAAAAAGATTCCAACTCCTCAGGTAAACCTTCAAAGACTCGACCTTTAACTAATTTGAGCGCGGTTGCCGATTTCAATGAAACCCTAGACGGTGAAGAAAGAGAAGGGGCAATTGGGAGCTGGAAGGTTAAGGAGTCCAAGAAAAGAGGTCCCATTGCCACCAAGAGAGCTAGATCGAGTTGGGTTTCAAGAATTGATGATACCGGTGGTGGTGGCGGCGGCGGTAGTGGTAGTGGAACTGGTGTTGTTGAATTAGAGGAAAAATATAGTGGTGCTGAAGATGTGGATGATGGGTATAAAGAATTTGATATGGAGAATTCGGAAAGCCCTATGAAAGAACAAAGCCCTATTCATTCAATGGAGAATTTAGGGATTGATGGGCATAGAAGGTCTTTTAGGAGTAGGGATCATAACGATGGAATTGATTTATCTGGGCCATCTGAAAATGATGTTAGGAATGAGAATGGTGGGAGGATTAGGTCTGGCGAAGACGGGATTAGGATTTGGCTTAACGGGTTGGGTTTAGGTCGTTATGCACCGGTGTTCGAAGTGCACGAGGTTGATGATGAAATTTTGCCAATGTTGACACTGGAGGATCTTAAAGATATGGGGATTAACGCTGTTGGATCCAGAAGAAAACTGTACTGCGCTATTCAGAAGCTCG taCTGGCAGGGAAGGAGAGGACTCTCAGCCATAGCAAAATTCAGAAGCTTGTCTGA
- the LOC127106194 gene encoding sialyltransferase-like protein 2, whose product MRVLRLGLLLALASGFAAISIYITGLSDPSVYTNYQLTDDETESLLSLHSSFEKCVSANGLGLKAARGSDYCQTTISFPSDTIPKWKDPKTGELEALSFDFNLCEAVATWEQVRNSTTILTKEFIDSLPNGWEEYAWRRINKGVQLNRCENRNLCMEKLSLVLPETPPYFPRQYGRCAVIGNSGDLLKTKFGKEIDGYDAVLRENGAPTQNYTDYVGRKSTFRLLNRGSAKALDKVVELDEKRKEVLIVKTTIHDIMNKMIKELPIKNPVYLMLGASFGSAAKGTGLKALEFALSMCDSVDMYGFTVDPGYKEWTRYFSESRQGHTPLHGRAYYQMMECLGLIKIHSPMRADPNRVIKWVPSSRIIRAARIASEKLLRRVGAGSEDPLRACSIIKKQAKRNLNAISNLRKAALDHIRYVKSTTMYPLEHNPGHGLLCTVPTD is encoded by the exons ATGAGGGTTCTTCGATTGGGCTTGTTGCTTGCTCTGGCATCTGGATTTGCAGCCATTTCCATTTACATCACCGGACTCTCCGATCCTTctgtat ATACCAATTATCAGCTCACAGATGATGAAACTGAATCGTTGCTTTCGTTGCATAGTTCTTTCGAGAAGTGTGTG AGTGCTAATGGACTTGGTCTAAAAGCAGCTAGGGGTAGTGATTACTGTCAAACCACAATAAGTTTTCCAAGTGACACCATACCAAAATGG AAAGATCCCAAAACTGGTGAACTTGAAGCTCTATCTTTTGATTTTAACCTATGTGAAGCTGTGGCCACATGGGAACAG GTGCGAAATAGCACCACTATACTCACTAAGGAATTCATTGATTCTTTACCAAATGGATGGGAGGAGTATGCTTGGCGTAGGATCAATAAAGGAGTACAACT TAACCGCTGCGAGAACAGGAACTTGTGCATGGAGAAACTTTCACTAGTGCTCCCTGAAACACCACCGTACTTCCCTAGACAGTATGGGCGCTGTGCTGTTATTGGTAATTCGGGTGATCTCTTGAAAACAAAATTTGGAAAGGAGATAGATGGTTATGATGCCGTCTTAAGAGAAAATGGCGCTCCAACGCAG AACTATACCGATTATGTGGGTAGGAAAAGCACTTTTCGTCTTCTAAATCGAGGATCTGCCAAAGCACTTGATAAAGTTGTAGAATTAGATG AGAAAAGAAAAGAAGTCTTGATAGTAAAAACAACCATTCATGACATCATGAACAAAATGATCAAG GAACTTCCTATAAAAAATCCTGTATATCTCATGCTAGGTGCTTCCTTTGGTTCAGCCGCAAAAGGAACTGGGCTTAAGGCTCTTGAATTTGCCCTCTCCATGTGTGATTCAGTTGATATGTATGGTTTCACAGTGGATCCTGGCTATAAAGAATG GACAAGATATTTCTCTGAATCTCGTCAAGGCCATACGCCATTGCATGGTAGAGCTTATTACCAGATGATGGAATGCTTGGGA CTGATCAAAATCCATTCTCCCATGAGGGCTGATCCAAACCGTGTTATAAAATGGGTTCCAAGCTCCCGTATTATAAGGGCTGCTAGAATTGCATCAGAGAAACTACTGAG GAGAGTTGGAGCAGGATCTGAAGATCCATTGCGAGCATGTTCCATCATTAAGAAGCAAGCTAAAAGAAATTTAAATGCAATTTCAAACCTCCGAAAGGCAGCACTTGATCATATAAGGTATGTGAAGAGCACAACCATGTATCCTTTGGAGCATAATCCAGGACATGGGTTGCTTTGCACTGTCCCAACTGATTGA